In one Notolabrus celidotus isolate fNotCel1 chromosome 1, fNotCel1.pri, whole genome shotgun sequence genomic region, the following are encoded:
- the LOC117811424 gene encoding transcription factor HES-5-like produces MKPAEIRFPRQRPLQHTDPDMAPTITAAMTNSQEHLTLIHKLRKPQVEKLRRERINSCIEQLKSILGPELLNQQPDSKLEKADILEMTVCVLRRLQKENQDVNSAAVNQGYSRCVQEATHFLSREQVNMKSQRRLLNHFNKLQSSSEKNLRDADFSPLSSSVQTSISKEKSPVNSAPWRPW; encoded by the exons ATGAAACCAGCAGAGATCAGATTCCCTCGACAGAGACCTCTACAGCACACAGATCCAGACATGGCTCCTACAATTACTGCAGCAATGACCAACTCTCAGGAGCACCTCACTCTGATTCACAAG cTCAGAAAGCCTCAGGTGGAGAAGTTACGCAGAGAGCGAATCAACAGCTGCATTGAGCAGCTTAAGTCCATCCTGGGTCCAGAATTGCTCAACCAGCAGCCCGACTCCAAGCTGGAGAAAGCAGACATCCTGGAGATGACAGTTTGTGTCCTGAGAAGACTGCAGAAAGAGAATCAAGATGTGAactcagcagctgtcaatcagggCTACTCCAGGTGTGTCCAAGAGGCCACACACTTCCTGTCCAGGGAGCAGGTGAACATGAAGTCCCAGAGGAGACTGCTGAACCACTTCAACAAGCTGCAGTCTTCCTCTGAGAAGAACCTGAGAGACGCTGACTTCTCTCCTCTGAGCTCCTCAGTCCAGACCAGCATCAGCAAAGAAAAGAGTCCAGTCAACAGCGCCCCCTGGAGGCCGTGGTAG